The Corallococcus macrosporus genome segment TGGGAGGGGCGCGGACCGTCAGCGACCTGGTCATCCCCATGGACCGCGTGATGGACCAGCGGCTGCCCGTGGAGGTGACGAACGTGCAGCCCTATGAAGCCGTGAAGAGCGTCGTCGCCTTCCACAGGCTCGGCTCGACGCACTTGTGGAGCGCGGTCGGCACCGCGACCCCGCCCTTCGAGGTCCCGACCCTGGCCCGGACGCCGCCATTCGACACCGTGGAGCTCGTGCTGTCCGTGTCGGCGGGCGCCTACGAGCGGGTCTCTTCCGGCTTTGTGGCCGCGACCACGCCGATGGTGGACGGAGGCCTCACCACCCTGGCCCTGCCGGCGCCCATGTCGCTCACCTCGCCCACGCCGGGCACATTTGCCGCGCCCGGCTCGGCGCCTCGCTCCGGGCTGACCCTGGGCTGGAGCACGGACCCCGCCGCCCATGTCGTGACGGTGCGTCTGACGCCCCTGCCGCTGGAGGGCGAGCCGAGGCTGCACTGGTACCTCACCGCGCCCGCGACGGTCAGCGGCTTCGCCCCCTTCACCCTGCCAGCGGAGGTTTCCGAGCTGCGGGAGCTGAGCGCGGGCCACTACCGCCTTGAGTGGAGCTCGCACTTCCTGGGAACGGGGCACGGCTACCCGGAGTTCCTCGCCCCGGCGCCTCCGCCGACAGGCCCGGACGCCTGGTTCACGAGCACCTACGGCAGCGTCATCCTCCAGGACTGAGGCACCCTTCGCCTTCCGCGTGCTGGTGCCGCTTCGCGCTACGGCGCCAGCGCGCGGAACACCTTGGTGTCGCCGTCGTAGTTGCCCGGGTTCCAGTACACCTTGTCCGCGCCGTCCCGGCCGTCGATGTCCGCGAAGAAGAAGCCGGTGTTCTCCGAGTTGCTGAAGCCGGTGTTGTCCATCACCGGGCTGCCCGCGAAGTTTGTGCCGGTGCTGGGGTACACCTGCATGCGGCCCTCGCGGAAGCCCGGCCGCCAGAAGACCTTGTCCGCCTTGCCGTCGCCGTCCACGTCCGCGAAGTAGAAGCGGGACGTGTCCACGCCGCTGGTGCCCGCCTCGTGCAGGAAGAACAGCGCGAAGGCCCCCGCGCCGGTGGAGCGGTACACGCGCGTGCGGCCCCCTTCCTGGTCGGGGTTCCACAGCACGCGGTCCGCCTTGCCGTCGCCGTCCACGTCCGCGAAGTACACGCGCGTATTGCCGCTGGTGTTCGCTCCCGTGGTGCTCGTCACCGCGGCGCCGAAGGACACCGTGCCGTTGCACTTCGATACGAAGGTGTCGAAGGCGCCGGACTTCTGCGTCGGGTTCCAGCGCACCATGTCCGCGCAACCATCCCCGGTGACGTCCGCGAAGAAGAAGCGCGTGGCGTCGCTCGTGCTGGCCGCCTGCGTGACGTCCACGCGGCTGTTGAAGGTGCCGTCGCACTTCGCGGGGTAGATGCGCACCTCGCCGTCACCCAGGGTGGGCCGCCAGAGGACCTTGTCCGCGCAGCCGTCGCCGGTGACGTCGGAGAAGAAGAAGCGCGTGGTGGCGACACCGCTCGTCGCGCCCGTGTTCTTCACCGCCGCCTCGAAGCCGCCGTCGCACTTCGACTTCGCCACCCACGTCTCGCCCTCGCCCACCGCGGAGTTCCAACTGATGCGGTCCGCGCAGCCATCCCCCGTGACGTCCGCGAAGAACAGCTGCGTGCCCGTGGACGTGCCGCTGGGCGTGGGGGAGAGGGTGGAGCCCGCGGAGAAGAGGGTGGGGCGGATGGTGGCGAGCACCGGGTAGTGGTCCGACGGGGAGAGGCCGTCGACTTCCGTCCGGTCGATGGCGGGCGCGGACGAAGTGAGCGCGCCGCCGTTGTGGAAGATGTAGTCCAGCCGGTTGTACTTCGTGGACGTGGAGCCATTCCACGCGTTGTTGAACGTGGCGTCGTCCAGCCCCGTCACGCCGTCGAAGCGCGCGGTGCGGAACAGCCGGGCCCCGGCCTCCAGGTTCGCGATGGTGGCCTCTCCCGGCGTGGACTGGCCCTGCGCGTCGGCGTTGAAGTCCCCCATGGCGATGACCGGCAGCCCGCCGGGCTTCGAGGCGAGGAACGACGCCATCTGCTCCGCTTCCTTGAGCCGCCCCAGCGAGCACTCGGCCGCGTAGGCGAAGTGCGTGTTGGCCACGAAGTACACCTGGCCCGACGTCAGGTCGCGCAGGCCCACCCAGGAGATCTTCTTTCCTTCCGCGTGGCTGAAGCACGTGGCGGTGGAGGCGTAGGGATTCACGAGCGCCTCGTTGCCCTGGCCCACCTCGGAGGCGATCTCGAAGCGGCTCTTCTTGAAGAAGATGAGCTTCGGGCTGCCACCGCCCGGGTTGTGGACGCCGTAGGGCTTGTCCGTGCCCGTCAGCCCCGCGATGAGGTCCGCGGGGATGCTGGGCCCACCCGAGGGCGCCTGGGCCTCCTGCACGCCGACGATGTCCGCGTTGTTCGCGAGGATGCGCTGGAGGACCGCCGCCTTGCGGTTGGGCCACGCGCGCACGCCCGTGTCCAGCGGACCCCGCACGTTGTACGTCATCACCCGGAACGCCTTGTGGCCCGTCGCCGCCAGCGCCCGCGACTGTCCGAGCAACACCTCACTGGAGGGCGGCTCCCCTCCCTCCGGCCCGCAGGCCAGCAGCAGCGCGGTGGACACCGAGGACAGCGCGAGACGCAGACGAAAGCTTCGCATGATTGCGATTATACACGTAAAACGAGAAATAACATCAAATCCTTATCCGTGTGAGAGTTCGCCGGAATGTCTCACGGCGGACGCAGGACCGCGCCCGGCGTGGATGCCGGACGCGGCCTGGGGACTGACTGCGATTGCGTGCTACTGGCGCACGACGCGCTTGAGCTTGAAGGGCGAGGGAGACTCGCTCATCGTGTAATAGGCCGTGCCGGTCGGGTCGTACTCGATGGCCTCGCCCTGGCCCTCCACGGTGTCCGTCAGGGAGACGGGCGTGGCGGCGAAGGCGGTCTCGAAGCCAGCGCCGGTGGCGGCGCGGAACTCATACACCTTGCGGTAGGTGCGCAGGATGAAGCGGTTGGCGCACGGGTGGATGGCGCCGGACGTGGCCGCGCCGTAGTTGGTGTCCGTGGTGGTGGGCAGCTGCAGGTTGGCCACGAACACGAGCGTGCTCATGGTGCCCGGCGCGGGCAGCGGCTGGGGGAACTTGTAGACCTTGCTCGCGCCCGCGTAGGACTTGGTGACGATGTAGATGTCGCCCGTGGTGGGGTGGACCATGAGGGTCTCCGCGTCCTTGGGCGTGTCCGGGTACTGGAACGGGAAGGCCTCGGCGGTGAGGTTGCCGCTCGTCTGGCCCGCGCCGATGTTGGGCTCCGGGATGCGGTAGACGGCGAAGGTGGACGGCGGCGTGGGGAAGTTGGCGCTCGCGCGGCCGATGTCGCCCATGTAGATGCACTGGCCGGCGGGGCACGGGCCGCTGGCGACGTCCTCCCAGTCCGCGGGCGTCACGTTGGACACGTTGAAGGTGCCCTTCGTGCTCGCGTCCGCGGTGCTGATGGCGACGATGGCGGTGGTGTCCTCGTTGTGCGCGTAGATGACGCCCGGGGTGAGGCGGCTGGCGGCCAGGCCGGACGGCTCCACCAGCGCGGTGGCCGTCACGGTGCCCTGCGTGGTGTACGCGGTGGAGAACGTGTCCCCCACGGTGCAGGACACGGGGGCGTTGGCCGCGCGCAGCGCGACGACCTGCGCGATGTTCGTCTCCGCGTAGGGGGACGAGCCGTTGAACGAGCCCTGCGCGCCCGCGGCGCCCAGATCCTTGTGGGCCACGTCGTAGATGACGCCGGTGGACGAGGACACGAGACAGGTGTCCACGGGCTCGGTGAAGCCGGTGGGCGGGACGATGGGGCTCGCCGGGCACGCGGCGCCGGTCCACAGCTGCGAGCCGAACCACACCGCGACGCCGTTGGCGGTGTTGGTGGTGAGCGCGGGCGTGTTGAAGCTGGCGGTGAGGCCGTTCTTCTGACCCGTCTGCGCATCGATGGGGTTGGCCGTGTCCACGCCGGAGAACGCGGAGATGCTGCCGGCCATGTAGCTGGCGATGTCGATGTTGAACGCGTACGAGGCCGGCTCGGAGGCGGTGGCCACCTTGTAGAAGACCCACGCCTTGATCTGCGACGCGCTCTGGTCCGAGCGCAGCAGCGTCCAGCCCGCGGGCGGCGTCGCCACCGCGGCCACGTTGTTGCGGTTGATGATGCGCGCGAGCAGCACGTCACCCGCCGCCGTGCCCGTGGGCTTCGCGATGCTCAGCGACGTGCGCGTGCTGCCGCCCGCCGTGGCGCTGCTCCGGTACGCGATGGTGGACACCGCCTGCCGGGCGGAAGCGACCTCCTGCTCGGGGAGGGACGGGGCGTCCGCGTCCAGCGGCCCGCATCCCGCGAGCGCGAACAGCGACACCGAGCACAGCATGCGTGAAACATTCCGGTTGAAGAACGTCAAGGTTGCTCCTGCGAGGGGGATGAAGCGAGTACGGCAGGAGGTTGTCGGCGGGACGCGGAAAGTGTTGCGGACCCCGCGCGCGGACGGTCCATGCGTTGGTTGTGATTGCAAACTTCCGCGAGCGGCCTTTCCTTGCGTGCGCGGGTGTGGAAGAGGGTGGGCATGAAGCGCCACGCGCCCGCCACCGAACGCAATCGTGAACCATTGCTCGCCGTCCTCCGGGAGGTGCTGCCCCCGTCGGGCACGCTGCTGGAGGTGGCGAGCGGTACGGGCCAGCACGCGGCCTTCTTCGCGCGGGCCTTCCCGGGGCTGACCTGGCAGCCGACGGACGGGGACGCGGCGGCGCTGGAGAGCATCGACGCGTGGCGTGCGGAGGAGGGGCTGCCCAACGTGCTGCCTGCCCGCCTGCTGGATGCGAGCTCGGACACGTGGCCGGTGGCGCACGCGGACGCCATGCTCTGCGTGAACATGATCCACATCGCGCCGTGGTCGGCCTGCCAGGGCTTGATGCGGGGCGCGGCGCGGGTGCTGCGGCCGGGCGGACGGCTGGTGCTGTACGGGCCCTACTTCGTGGAGGGGAAGGAGACCGCGCCAGGCAACCTCGCGTTCGACGAATCGCTCCGGGCGCGCGACCCGGCGTGGGGCGTGCGCGAGCTGGGCGCGGTGACCGCCGAGGCCGCGCGCCACGGGCTCCAGCGCGAGCGCGTGGTGGAGATGCCCAGCAACAACCTCACGGTGGTGTTCAGCCGCTAGGGCTTCCGCCGGGACGGTGCCCGCCGCCGTCCCGGCGTCTGGCACGTGGCTACATGCCGGGGCAGTGGCCGCCCTTCATCTGACGGGCCGTCTCATGGACCTCGTCGATGAGCTGGCGCTTCTGCATCTGGTCCTGGGCGGAGTAGGTGATGGTGATGCCCTGCGGCGTGTCGGTCGCGATGGCCTTGGAGGGGACGGTGGGCGCTCCGGCCGAGCCCTGGCCGCCGCCGCCACCGGTGCCGCTCTCGTCACTGCCGTCCTGGACCTCCATGGAGGTGTCGCCCAGGTCCTCCTCCTGTGCCAGGTCCATGGCGGTCTCGGAGCTGGTGCGCCGGCCCTGCTCGTCCAGCATCCGCCGCGCGCGCGTCTGGAGGTCGGCCACCTGGGCGGGGTCGGACGTGGTGAACATGAGCGCCACGCCGTCCGACGTGTCCTGCGTCTGGACCTGCGTGCCCGGCACCGACATGGGGCAGCGTTGATCCGTCGAGGCCGGCATCGCGGCGGACTGGGCGGAGCCGGGCAGTGGGTGCTTCGACTCCTCCTTGTGCATTCCCTTCTTGGAGCAACCGGCGGAGAAACAAAGCGCCGCGGCCGCGGCGAGCGTCAATGGCAGTCGAAACATGGGCATGGTGTGCCTCCTCGTGCGGCAAGGTGCGGAGGTGATTCCCGCTTCGCAACGCGCCCTCTCCGCCGCGATGCCTGAAGGCCCCACCCCCTGGATGGAGGCCTTCATCGTGGAGCCGACACGCCGGTGCGCGGCTCACCACACGGCTTCGAGCTGGAGCATCACGCCGTGCTTCTCGTAGTTGCCGTTCGTGGCGTCGTACGCGTGGCAGAGGTGCGCCGAGCCCTCGCAGGCCGCGGCGTCGTCGTCCGCCAGGCGCGTGTCGATGTTGGAGCGGTTCACCAGCAATTCGTAGCGCGCGGTGAGCCGCAGGCGGGTCGACAGCCGGGTGCTCACGGTAGGGCTCAGCACGAAGCGTGTGTCGTGGCGGCGGCGGGCGTTCCACGTCTCGGTGTCGCCACCGGCCGTCACGACGCGCAGCGAGTGCTCCTCCAGGTAGCGGCGCCACTCCACGTCCGCGTCCAGGGTGGCGGTGAGCCAGGGCAGGGGTCGCCACCGGCCGGAGGCGCCCACGGCGTGGCTCGCGAAGCCGAATGGAATGACATACGTCTGTGATGCGAGGGTGGGGTCCTCGCTGGTGAAGGACTGCTCCAGCGTGCCGATGCGGTCCTGCCGGTAGCGGTACCACGCCGTGACGTTCGCGATGCCCAGGCGCCATTCCTGCGACAGCGTCGCGTCCAGGCGCGGGCCGGTGAGGTAGGCGAACTCCTCGCCGAGCCCGTCCTTGCCGGCGGCGCCCAGGTCCAGCCGCGTGGTGGTGTGTTCGGTTTCATCCCAGGCGAGCCAGGCGTTGGCGTTCACGGAGGCCTGGAGCCCCCGGAAGTCCGCCAGGCCGGTGAAGAAGATGTCTCCCCCCGCGAGCAGTCCCACGCGCACCCGTCGCGCGGCCTCCCACTCCACGGCCGCCGTCGCGCGGTGCAACTGGAGCGAGTAGTCCCGCACGGAGGACTCGGAGTAGGCGCGCTGGCTGCCGCCGTAGGACAGGGCCGCGAAGAGCCTGTCGGACAGGCGGAGGCGCGCGATGACGCCCACGCTGGCCTCGGCGAAGGCGCTCGAGGTCACCACGTCCGCGTTCGCGCCGGACACGTCGCGGGCCGCGACGCCCACCTGGAGCACGTTGCTGTCGAAGCCCGGCCCCACGCTGGCGGAAGCCCAGACGCCCGGGCCGCTGGAGCGCAGGCCGTAGGAGAGCAGGTCCAGGTACTGGTGCGCCGTCTTGCGGTCGAGCGGGCTCAGCGTCAGCGCGAGCGCCGCCGTGAGGTCTTCACGGGCCGCCGTGCGCGAGCCCAGGCGCCAGGCGGACGCGCCCGCCATGAGCCGGGCCCTGCCGGAGTCGGGCTGCTGCGTCGCCGCGCGTAGGAAGTGCGCACGGGCCTCGTCGAAGCGGCCGGCGTCGAAGGAAGCGAGTCCCTGGCGGTAGGCCTCATCCCCGTCGTTCGTGGCGGGCCTGATCAGCGCACGCAGTTCCTCCACCTGGAGGGCTTCTTCCTTGGATGCGCCCGGAGCAGCGCGATCCGCCCATTGCGACGCGCGGTCCAGGGCACCCGCATCGAACGCGGCGAAGCCCGCGTTGATCCACGCCGCACGGGCAAGCGGGGCCCCTTCACGGACGCGAGCGAAGGCCTCCTCCGCTTCCACGAAGCGCCCCAGTGCATAGAGACAAGCGCCCCGGTTGAAGTTCCAGGCATCGGGCTCCGGAGCATCCGGCGCGAGTCCCGCCGCATCCAGGGCCTCGAGCGCCTCAGCGGGGCGGCCGGTGCGGAATCGCGCCAGACCCACGAGGTACAGCGAGGCGCCGGACGGCGGGGCCTGGAGCGCCAGTTGTTCGGCCTCCGAGTACCGGCCCGCCGCGAAGGACTCGCGCGCGTCCGTCAACGGCTCCCCGGCCGCGAGTGCCACCAGGAGCAGCAGGCCCGTCCACACGCACCCTGACGTACCCCATTCCCCTCAAGTGAGCGAGGACCGCGCACCGCGCCAACGGCCACGGGTTGAACGAGGGAGCCCCCCGGTGCGCACCGACCCGGCCCGCCTCCACAGAGCCTGTCCGTGAGTGGCCCCGGTCCGCGGCGCACCGCGCGAACCTGTCCGACAGTCGGACAGGTTTTGGGCTACCGCACCGGGCGCCCCTGCGCTGACACGCTCCGGCTGGCGTTCCCCGGGCCTGCCTCGTCACCCACCGTGGCCGGGCTTCTCCAGCCAGGGAGGATGAACCTGTCCGACAGTCGGACAGGTTTGGGACCACCGCACCGAGCCCCCTGTGCTGACGTACCCGCGCTGGCTTTTCCCGCGCATGCCTCGTCGCCCACCGTGGCCGGAGGCTTCTCCAGCCAGGCAGCGGAAACCTGTCCGACAGTCGGACAGGTTTGGGGCCACCGCTCGCCAAGGCCGGTGCTGACGTATCCCCGCTGGCGTTCCCGGGCCTGCCTCGTCACCCACCGTGGCCGGGAGGCTCCGGTTTCGTCCAGGCAGCGGGAACTGGTCCGACAGTCGGACAGGTTGGGGCCACCGCTCGCCAGGCCCTGAGTTGGCGAACTTCCGCTGGCCTCCTCAATCGAGCCCGCCTCGTCACGCTCGATGGCCGGACCGCTTCCGTTCCCTCCAGGCCTCGGAAGCCGGTCCGACAGTCGGACCGGTTTGGACCACTGCGGTAGGTCCCTTGCGCCGACGCGCTTCCGCTGGCGGTCCCCGTGGATCTGCTTCGTCATCCACTGCTGCCGGGAGGCTTCCGGTTCATCCCAGCAGCGGGAACTGGTCCGACAGTCGGACAGGTTTGGACCCGGCGCGGGCCGACCCTGTGCTGACGAACTCCGCCGAGGTTCTCCACCGGGCCAGCCCCGTCACGCTTGGTGGCTGGGAGGTTTCCGTTTCAACCATGCAGCTTGAACCTGCCCGACAGTCGGACAGGTTCTTCATCCGAGAGGCTGAACGTGGATGCGCAGGAGCAGTTCGCGGAGACCTGACCCGGTGTCTGGCAAGGGGCACCGGATGCGGCTTCGGTGGTGTGCCGCTCCGTGCCTTTCATGGCGGGCTTCAGCGCCGGGGCTGCTGCGGGGGCGGTTGCTGGTTGGGCGGCGGTGGCGCGCCGTCGGTCCTGGGGGACGGCGAGCGCATGCGGCCTTCATCCCCTGGCGGACGCGACCCGTTGGGGCGGCCCTCGTGTCCAGGCCCCCCGGACGGTCCCCTGGCGTCAGGTCCCGGGGGCGGGCGGACCGTGTCACCTCGGGGCGGCGGGGCAGGGCGCTCCGCGTTCCTGCGCCCCAGGATGGTGTCCACCTGCTCCCCTGGCGCGATGACGTCCACCGTGTGCGAGCTGCGCACGTGCGGCGTCTGCTGCGCGCCGGAGGGCGGAGGCACGGGCGCTTCAGGTGGCCTCGCGGCCTCCGTTGGCGGAGGTGCCGGGGCCTGCTGCGCTTGCGCGGGTCCGCCTCCCCACCACAGGAGCACGGCGACGGCCGGTGTCGAGAGCCAGGTCTTCATCCGCCCGTGACCTCCAGCACCACGTCGTGCTCGATGCGCTGGTCGCCCGCGCGCGCCAGCGCCGTGACCAGATAGCGCCCCGGCCGCTGCCCACGCACCGCGATGGGGATCACGTTGCTGCCCGCGCTCAACGGCTGCGTCCATTGATAGGAACGCAGCGGCAGCTCCTCTCCGTCCGCCCAGAAGGACAGCCCCTCCGGCAGACTCACCTGGAAGTCCGCCTGCTCCACGGCCACGTCCGCCGTGAAGTCCAGCTTGATGACCGCCACCTTGCTCACCGGCACCTGCGTACCGGGCCGCTCGAGCTCCGCCATTCCCGGCGCTTCCGTCCCGGTGGCTCCAGGCGTCCCGCGCACCGCGCCCAGCACCAGGAAGGTGGCCACGCCCATGGCGACGCCCACCGCCGGCCAGAGCACCGGCGCGCGCCGCCTCCAGAAGTCCCGCACCGCATCCCACCCCGACGCCGGTGTGGGAGGACCGGCCTCCACCAGCCGACGGTGGAGCAGGGCCTGGAAGTCGGGCCCGGGCGCGTCGTCCCGCAGCGCCGCCAGACGCTCGCGCAGCGCGCGGTCCTCCCTGTCCTCGGGCTCACTCATTTCCTGCTCCTTGCCGCATGCGACGTAATGTCCGGCCCGGATGTTCCATCCAGGCCCGCTTCCTGCGGGCCGTCAGGGCCCTGGCCCCCCGCCAGCAGGGCCTTCAGGTGCGCCCGGCCCCGCGACAGGCGCGACTTCACGGTGCCCACCGGCACCCCTTCAATGGCCGCCACCTCTTCATAGCTGTGCCCTTCCACGTCGAAGAGCACCACCGCCGTACGGAACTCCGGCGGCAGCCGCCGGAGCGCCCGCCACAGCCGGTCCCGCTCCTGGGCCCGCATGAGCCCTTCGTCCGCGGACTCGGCGTCCGACGCCGCCTTCGCGTGCTCCTGCTCCAGCGGCTCCTCGCGCGAGCGCTCGCGGCCGGCGCGGCTGCGGGTGGCGTCGTAGAACGCGTTGCGCACCACCGAATAGAGCCACGTCTGGAACTCGGACTGGAAGCGGAACGAGCGCAGATTCTTGTAGACCTTCACCAGCGCTTCCTGCGCCAGGTCGTCCACGTCCGAGTCCGACGCGGCGAAGGCTCGCGCGAAGCGGCGCACGCGCGGCAGGTGCGAGGACACGAGCAGTTCAAAGGCACGCACGCTGCCGTCCTGGGCTTCGAGGATGAGTGCGCGCAGCTCGTCGTTCACGGTCGGCCGGCACTCTATCCGGCCCCGGTGCTCGCTCAAAAAGCCACGGGAAATTCCCGCCGGGAACACGGCGGAAATCCGTTTCGTCTCACGGGGGCAGACGGACAGCGGCCGGGCACCGGATGACAAGGGAGCACGCACTCATGAGGCACTCGAGCAGGGGCAGTCAGTGGCTGGGAGCAGTCGCGCTGGTGGTGGGCACCATGACGGTCGGCTGTGGCAGCGCTTCGCAGACGTCGACCACGGACGCCACATCGGATGTGTCCCAGGCGGTGGAGGCCACGTCGGACTCGAGCGACGCGGTGGAGGTGTCCAGCCTCCTGCGCGGCCTGGACAAGCTGCGCCCCCAGGCCATCGAAGGCTTCCACTGTGACGCGAGCCCCGACGTCACCACCGTGGACGTGTGCGGCAAGACGCTGCCCGCCACCGTGCACCTGGAGTGGACCGACTGCGCGGCCCCCGAGCGCCCCGAAGGCCGCGGTGGCGGCGGCCAGCGTCCCGGTGGCGGCGGCGCGCCTCCTCCTCCTCAGGAGGGCACGGATTCGCAGGTGGGTGGTCAGTCCTTCGATGGGGGCGGTGGCGGCGGCGGCCGGCCGGGCGGACCGGGGCCGCGTGGTCCCTCCAGCGGCACGGTGGACATCGTGAACGCGTACGAAGCCTCCGCGGACTGCACGGGCGCGGTGACCCAGAGCCAGACCGTCACCTTCGAGGTCTCCAGCACCAACGCCGACGGTGAGGTCTCCACCGTGAAGGGCACCACCGCCTCCACGTCGGAGCTGGTGGACGGCGCTCCGCCCCTTCAGAAGAGCACGCAGGCGGACGTGACTCGCACGCGCACGGATGCGGACGGCACGGTGGTGAAGTCCGTGCGGCTGGAGGGTGCGCTGTCCGTCGCGTTCTCCACCGACACGCCTCCGGTGCGAACCATCGACGGCGCGTACACGGAGACGGCGCTCGACGGCACGCAGGGCACCATCACGCTGGCGGGCATCGTCCGGCCGTCGCGCGACGTGTGCCCCTGGCCCACGGGCGGCACGCTCACGCGCACCACCGCGGATGGGGAGAGCCACGTGCTCACCTTCGGTCCGGAGTGCGGCGACGGCACGCTCGACGGCGCGGTGCTGAGCCTGCCCGACCGCTGCGAGCGCGGCGGCGGCCGCCACTAGCTTCACGAGGCGTCGCGGTCCGGGGGCATCCCCAGACCCCTCCCCCGAACGTCCCCGGGCCGCGAGCCTCAGCCCCGCTTCGTCATGTCGAACAGCGCGCGGGCCTGCGGCCCCAGGAACCCGTCGAACCCTCCCGAGCGCTGGGCGATCTCGAAGTACGCATACGGCCACGCGCGCGTGCCTCCGCCCCGGAGCGTCAGGGGCAGCGGGGCCGCGTGCGTGGCTGTCTGTCTCAGTGCCGTGCCGGGCGCGCCCTCGATGTCCGCCTTCATGGGCACGCCCGCCTCGCGCATGCGCCGCTGCCACGCCTCCACGTCGTCCACCGCGCCGGTGAAGTGATTCACCTTGCGGCCGAAGGCCAGCAGCCACGCGCCGTACTGGGTCTCCTTCTCCAGCTCCAGCAGCGCGGCTTCCTCCGGCGGCGCCGGTGCCGTGAACCACGCCGCGAGCGACTCCACGTCCTCCGGCGGCGGCGGATCCACCGGCAGCGCGGCGAGCAGCTCACGGGCTCGCGGCGACAGTTCCTCCGACTTCAGCTCGGACAGGAAGACGCGCGGCAGCCCCTCCGGGTGCGACAGGTAGATGGCGGACAGGTGCGCGTCCGGGAACGTGTACGCGCCGGCGGGCTTCCAGCCGAACCGCTCGAACACGCGGGAGAAGAGGGCGATGCCTCCCTCCGGCCGCGCGAGCGTGCGGAACGCGACGTGGTCGTTGCGGAAGCGTCCTCCGGACAGCGCCACGAAGGTGCGCGCGAAGGGGACTTCGGAGGCGTAGCGCTCCCACAGCAGGTCCAGCAGCCGCGAGGCGTCGGAGGCGGAGGTCGTCATGCGCGGCATCCTATGCCGCGGGTCCTTCGCCTCAAGGGCCACGCAGCGTGTCAGCGCGTGACGCCGTCAGCCTGTGGATGTCTCGCTGAAACATCCGCGACGACCCATCTTCATGCGTCGGTGCGTATCGGGAAGTGACTCCACGCGGGACGCCCTTCGTCCCACCACAGGGGGACCTTCTCATGACCCATGATTCCATCCAGCGCCTGGGGCGCTGGCTCCGCGTCATTGCCCTGGGGGCGACCGCGACGCTCGCCTCCACCGCCGCGGCCCAGGTCGCCAACGTCCGCGGGGACGACCCCGTCATCAGCGCGGGCGCGTACCACGGCTGTGGCCTGAAGCTGGACGGCACGCTGGGTTGTTGGGGCAATGGCTGGCATGGCCAGAACGTGGCCCCGTCCGGCACCTTCACGCAGGTGAGCGGCGGCTACTTCCACACCTGCGGTGTGAAGTCGGACGGCTCGGTGGCGTGCTGGGGCGCCAACGACGGCGGGCAGACGGCCGCGCCCTCGGGGACGTTCAAGCAGGTCACCAGCGGTGGGCACTTCTCCTGCGGGCTGCGCACGGACGACACGGTGGCGTGCTGGGGCGCCAACGACAACGGCCAGGCCACGGCGCCCTCCGGCACGTTCCGCCAGCTGAGCGCGGGCGTGTGGCACGCGTGCGGTGTGAAGACGGACGGCACTGCGGCGTGCTGGGGCGGGAACTGGGCGGGCCAGGCGCTGGCGCCCACCGGCGCCTTCACGCAGGTGACCTCGGGCGAGCTGCACAGCTGCGGCCTCAAGAGCGACGGCACGGGGGTCTGCTGGGGAGACACCAGTCAGGGGCGGGCCTCGGTGCCGGCGGGCACGTTCGTGCAGATCA includes the following:
- a CDS encoding endonuclease/exonuclease/phosphatase family protein, which gives rise to MRSFRLRLALSSVSTALLLACGPEGGEPPSSEVLLGQSRALAATGHKAFRVMTYNVRGPLDTGVRAWPNRKAAVLQRILANNADIVGVQEAQAPSGGPSIPADLIAGLTGTDKPYGVHNPGGGSPKLIFFKKSRFEIASEVGQGNEALVNPYASTATCFSHAEGKKISWVGLRDLTSGQVYFVANTHFAYAAECSLGRLKEAEQMASFLASKPGGLPVIAMGDFNADAQGQSTPGEATIANLEAGARLFRTARFDGVTGLDDATFNNAWNGSTSTKYNRLDYIFHNGGALTSSAPAIDRTEVDGLSPSDHYPVLATIRPTLFSAGSTLSPTPSGTSTGTQLFFADVTGDGCADRISWNSAVGEGETWVAKSKCDGGFEAAVKNTGATSGVATTRFFFSDVTGDGCADKVLWRPTLGDGEVRIYPAKCDGTFNSRVDVTQAASTSDATRFFFADVTGDGCADMVRWNPTQKSGAFDTFVSKCNGTVSFGAAVTSTTGANTSGNTRVYFADVDGDGKADRVLWNPDQEGGRTRVYRSTGAGAFALFFLHEAGTSGVDTSRFYFADVDGDGKADKVFWRPGFREGRMQVYPSTGTNFAGSPVMDNTGFSNSENTGFFFADIDGRDGADKVYWNPGNYDGDTKVFRALAP
- a CDS encoding tetratricopeptide repeat protein; its protein translation is MWTGLLLLVALAAGEPLTDARESFAAGRYSEAEQLALQAPPSGASLYLVGLARFRTGRPAEALEALDAAGLAPDAPEPDAWNFNRGACLYALGRFVEAEEAFARVREGAPLARAAWINAGFAAFDAGALDRASQWADRAAPGASKEEALQVEELRALIRPATNDGDEAYRQGLASFDAGRFDEARAHFLRAATQQPDSGRARLMAGASAWRLGSRTAAREDLTAALALTLSPLDRKTAHQYLDLLSYGLRSSGPGVWASASVGPGFDSNVLQVGVAARDVSGANADVVTSSAFAEASVGVIARLRLSDRLFAALSYGGSQRAYSESSVRDYSLQLHRATAAVEWEAARRVRVGLLAGGDIFFTGLADFRGLQASVNANAWLAWDETEHTTTRLDLGAAGKDGLGEEFAYLTGPRLDATLSQEWRLGIANVTAWYRYRQDRIGTLEQSFTSEDPTLASQTYVIPFGFASHAVGASGRWRPLPWLTATLDADVEWRRYLEEHSLRVVTAGGDTETWNARRRHDTRFVLSPTVSTRLSTRLRLTARYELLVNRSNIDTRLADDDAAACEGSAHLCHAYDATNGNYEKHGVMLQLEAVW
- a CDS encoding sigma-70 family RNA polymerase sigma factor; translated protein: MNDELRALILEAQDGSVRAFELLVSSHLPRVRRFARAFAASDSDVDDLAQEALVKVYKNLRSFRFQSEFQTWLYSVVRNAFYDATRSRAGRERSREEPLEQEHAKAASDAESADEGLMRAQERDRLWRALRRLPPEFRTAVVLFDVEGHSYEEVAAIEGVPVGTVKSRLSRGRAHLKALLAGGQGPDGPQEAGLDGTSGPDITSHAARSRK
- a CDS encoding DUF938 domain-containing protein; this translates as MKRHAPATERNREPLLAVLREVLPPSGTLLEVASGTGQHAAFFARAFPGLTWQPTDGDAAALESIDAWRAEEGLPNVLPARLLDASSDTWPVAHADAMLCVNMIHIAPWSACQGLMRGAARVLRPGGRLVLYGPYFVEGKETAPGNLAFDESLRARDPAWGVRELGAVTAEAARHGLQRERVVEMPSNNLTVVFSR
- a CDS encoding cell wall anchor protein, which encodes MTFFNRNVSRMLCSVSLFALAGCGPLDADAPSLPEQEVASARQAVSTIAYRSSATAGGSTRTSLSIAKPTGTAAGDVLLARIINRNNVAAVATPPAGWTLLRSDQSASQIKAWVFYKVATASEPASYAFNIDIASYMAGSISAFSGVDTANPIDAQTGQKNGLTASFNTPALTTNTANGVAVWFGSQLWTGAACPASPIVPPTGFTEPVDTCLVSSSTGVIYDVAHKDLGAAGAQGSFNGSSPYAETNIAQVVALRAANAPVSCTVGDTFSTAYTTQGTVTATALVEPSGLAASRLTPGVIYAHNEDTTAIVAISTADASTKGTFNVSNVTPADWEDVASGPCPAGQCIYMGDIGRASANFPTPPSTFAVYRIPEPNIGAGQTSGNLTAEAFPFQYPDTPKDAETLMVHPTTGDIYIVTKSYAGASKVYKFPQPLPAPGTMSTLVFVANLQLPTTTDTNYGAATSGAIHPCANRFILRTYRKVYEFRAATGAGFETAFAATPVSLTDTVEGQGEAIEYDPTGTAYYTMSESPSPFKLKRVVRQ